A window from Primulina huaijiensis isolate GDHJ02 chromosome 11, ASM1229523v2, whole genome shotgun sequence encodes these proteins:
- the LOC140987216 gene encoding probable NAD(P)H dehydrogenase (quinone) FQR1-like 1, which produces MATKIYVVYYSMYGHVEKLAEEIKKGAASVEGVEAKLWQVPETLPDDVLAKMGAPPKSDVHIITPNELAEADGFIFGFPTRFGMMAAQFKAFLDATGGLWRTQQLAGKPAGIFYSTGSQGGGQETTALTAITQLVHHGMIFVPIGYTFGAGMFEMQQIKGGSPYGAGTFAGDGSRQPSELEIQQAFHQGKLIATVAKKLKKTTA; this is translated from the exons ATGGCCACCAAAATTTACGTTGT GTACTATTCTATGTATGGTCACGTGGAGAAACTGGCGGAAGAGATAAAGAAGGGAGCTGCATCTGTTGAAGGGGTTGAAGCCAAACTATGGCAG GTCCCTGAGACACTACCAGATGATGTTCTTGCAAAAATGGGTGCACCTCCAAAGAGTGATGTACATATTATCACGCCTAATGAACTTGCAGAGGCTGATGGCTTCATTTTTGGCTTCCCTACGAGGTTTGGAATGATGGCTGCCCAATTCAAAGCGTTTCTTGATGCTACTGGAGGTCTATGGAGAACACAGCAACTCGCTGGAAAGCCAGCTGGGATTTTTTACAGCACGGGATCTCAAGGCGGTGGCCAAGAAACTACGGC GTTAACTGCTATTACTCAACTTGTTCACCATGGAATGATCTTTGTCCCCATTGGATACACATTTGGAGCTGGCATGTTTGAAATGCAGCAAATAAAAGGAGGAAGTCCTTACGGTGCTGGAACTTTTGCTGGCGATGGTTCGAGGCAGCCATCCGAGCTTGAAATACAGCAGGCTTTTCACCAAGGCAAGTTAATTGCCACCGTTGCcaagaaactgaagaaaacCACCGCCTAA
- the LOC140987094 gene encoding transcription factor bHLH123-like: MSDEFHLGRGNWWDSTRINRVDDTGTTPASVSARLNAIANFEWPTDTVDMKSRSSMDSGAASGGSMVVQTQTSAASGGGVLTTPNLQMMGLGLSSQGMDWNPAMFRGEKSESSFRSMLQEDSNTSNFLQESGTAASSHEHWRHKLYTGASSEDSSANDFKQINRGFTLDHQSQFSSQANSNDSTITSQNLNTGGYQVDSAAAYGLLMSENQPQNYENRSMNYPYPPSGYGHNPGELLPSWNKFPQFLRTSPPIHPQPLPPGAGSSHLHFTNNTPFWNASATMNDARSGFFPALQTQIPIAPCFDEKPKNTLEVRDSGTTTKKNNTESSSNKRSRNEISSPLPACNKVRKEKMGDRITALQQLVSPFGKTDTASVLSEAIEYIKFLHEQVSVLSTPYMKNGAPVQRQQISDKSKDPADGPRQDLRSRGLCLVPVSSTFPVTQETTVDFWTPTFGGTFR, encoded by the exons ATGTCAGATGAATTTCATCTGGGAAGGGGAAACTGGTGGGATTCAACAAGAATTAACAGAGTTGACGATACTGGAACAACACCGGCTTCGGTTTCGGCGAGGTTAAATGCAATAGCAAACTTCGAATGGCCGACTGATACGGTGGACATGAAATCCAGGTCTTCCATGGATTCCGGAGCTGCATCCGGTGGCTCTATGGTGGTGCAAACTCAGACCTCCGCAGCCTCTGGAGGCGGTGTTTTAACCACTCCCAACTTGCAAATGATGGGATTAGGCCTTTCTTCGCAAGGCATGGACTGGAACCCGGCTATGTT TCGAGGAGAAAAATCGGAGAGCAGTTTTCGTTCTATGCTGCAAGAAGATTCAAATACTAGCAATTTCCTGCAAGAATCTGGGACTGCTGCATCTTCGCATGAGCATTGGCGGCACAAACTTTATACCGGAGCTTCATCTGAAGATTCATCCGCTAACGATTTTAAGCAAATAAATCGAGGTTTTACCTTAGATCATCAGTCACAGTTTAGTTCTCAGGCTAACTCCAATGACAGTACAATAACATCTCAGAATCTAAACACCGGCGGTTATCAGGTGGATTCTGCTGCAGCCTATGGTCTATTAATGTCTGAAAACCAGCCGCAGAACTACGAGAATCGGTCCATGAACTATCCTTATCCGCCGAGTGGTTATGGCCACAACCCAGGGGAGTTGCTGCCCTCCTGGAATAAATTTCCACAATTCTTGAGAACATCACCACCCATACATCCGCAGCCGCTGCCGCCTGGTGCTGGCAGCAGTCACTTGCATTTCACCAACAACACTCCTTTCTGGAATGCTTCTGCCACCATGAATGATGCTCGATCTGGCTTTTTCCCCGCGTTACAAACTCAGATTCCCATAGCTCCATGCTTTGATGAAAAGCCGAAG AATACATTGGAAGTTCGGGATTCAGGTACGACAACAAAGAAAAACAACACGGAATCATCATCAAATAAAAGATCCAGGAATGAAATTTCTTCACCGTTGCCGGCTTGTAATAAG GTGAGGAAAGAGAAGATGGGAGACAGAATAACTGCATTACAACAATTAGTCTCACCTTTTGGAAAG ACTGATACAGCTTCGGTGTTATCTGAAGCAATTGAATACATAAAATTTCTCCATGAACAAGTTAGT GTCTTAAGTACTCCATATATGAAAAATGGAGCTCCCGTTCAGCGCCAACAG ATATCAGATAAATCAAAGGATCCAGCAGATGGGCCGCGACAAGATCTTAGAAGTCGAGGGTTATGTTTAGTACCGGTTTCCAGCACCTTCCCTGTAACTCAAGAGACAACGGTTGATTTTTGGACTCCTACTTTCGGAGGAACGTTCAGATAA